A window of the Tiliqua scincoides isolate rTilSci1 chromosome 5, rTilSci1.hap2, whole genome shotgun sequence genome harbors these coding sequences:
- the EPC1 gene encoding enhancer of polycomb homolog 1 isoform X4 → MSKLSFRARALDASKPLPVFRCEDLPDLAEYASINRAVPQMPTGMEKEEESEHHLQRAISAQQVYGEKRDNMVIPVPEAESNIAYYESIYPGEFKMPKQLIHIQPFSLDAEQPDYDLDSEDEAFVNKLKKKIDISPLQFEEMIDRLEKGSGQQPVSLQEAKLLLKEDDELIREVYEYWIKKRKNCRGPSLIPAVKQEKRDGSSTNDPYVAFRRRTEKMQTRKNRKNDEASYEKMLKLRRDLSRAVTILEMIKRREKSKRELLHLTLEIMEKRYNLGDYNGEIMSEVMAQRQPMKPTYAIPVIPVPNSTQFKHQESMELKEFKVNKQEKADAIRPKRKYEKKPKAVPSSAAAAATQQTPAVLPVFNAKDMNQYDFPSSDEEPLSQILSGSSEAEEENDPDGPFAFRRKPGCQYYSPHLDQTGDWPWSSPKGGTLGDERYRYCLTTLTVPQRCIGLSRRRVGRGGRVLLDRAYSENNSAFCQLDSEMLSSQLHSSINQFANTSETNTSDKSYSKDLSQILVNIKSCRWRHFRPRTPSLHDSDNDELSYRKLHRSVNRTGTAQPGTQTCSTSIQSKSSSGSAQFGFISNCQLLP, encoded by the exons ATGAGCAAACTGTCGTTTCGGGCCCGGGCGCTGGACGCGTCGAAGCCGCTGCCCGTCTTCCGCTGCGAGGACCTGCCCGACCTGGCCGAGTATGCCTCCATCAACCGCGCCGTGCCGCAGATGCCCACCGgcatggagaaggaagaggagtcG GAACACCATCTTCAGCGGGCTATCTCAGCTCAACAGGTATATGGAGAGAAGAGGGATAATATGGTTATACCAGTCCCAGAGGCGGAAAGTAATATTGCTTATTATGAATCTATATACCCTGGAGAATTTAAGATGCCAAAGCAGCTTATTCACATACAGC cttTTAGTTTGGATGCTGAGCAGCCAGATTATGACTTGGATTCAGAAGATGAGGCCTTTGTGAATAAgctgaagaaaaaaattgatatttCTCCTTTGCAATTTGAAGAGATGATAGATCGGCTAGAAAAAGGCAGCGGTCAGCAG CCAGTCAGCCTGCAGGAGGCCAAGTTACTCTTGAAGGAAGACGATGAACTGATTAGAGAAGTCTATGAGTACTGGATTAAAAAGAGGAAAAACTGTCGAGGTCCCTCTCTTATCCCAGCAGTGAAACAGGAGAAGCGTGATGGTTCCAGCACAAATGATCCCTATGTTGCGTTTAGAAGACGAACAGAGAAGATGCAGACCCGAAAA AATCGGAAAAATGATGAAGCGTCTTATGAAAAGATGCTTAAACTGCGTCGGGATTTGAGTCGTGCAGTAACTATTCTAGAGATGATAAAGAGAAGGGAGAAAAGTAAGAGGGAGTTACTGCATTTAACACTGGAAATTATGGAAAAGAG ATACAATTTGGGCGATTATAATGGAGAGATCATGTCTGAGGTAATGGCACAGCGACAGCCCATGAAGCCTACCTATGCTATCCCTGTTATTCCTGTTCCTAATAGCACTCAGTTTAAACACCAAGAAAGTATGGAACTGAAGGAATTTAAAGTCAATAAG CAAGAGAAAGCTGATGCTATAAGACCCAAAAGAAAATATGAGAAGAAGCCCAAGGCTGTACCTTCgtcggctgctgctgctgctactcaacagacacctgctgtgctgcctgtCTTTAATGCTAAAGATATGAATCAATACGACTTTCCCAGCTCAGATGAAGAACCTCTTTCCCAA ATCCTATCTGGCTCTTCTGAAGCTGAGGAAGAAAATGATCCTGATGGTCCGTTTGCTTTCCGTAGGAAACCAGGCTGTCAGTATTATTCT ccTCATTTAGACCAAACTGGTGACTGGCCGTGGAGTAGTCCTAAAGGGGGAACATTGGGAGATGAACGTTATAGATACTGCTTAACTACCCTTACTGTACCTCAGAGGTGCATAGGGCTTTCACGTAGACGGGTTGGACGTGGTGGAAG GGTGCTACTGGACCGAGCCTATTCGGAGAACAACAGTGCATTTTGCCAGCTGGATTCAGAAATGCTTTCCTCACAACTACACTCTTCAATCAATCAATTTGCCAATACCTCAGAAACAAATACCTCGGACAAATCTTACTCTAAAGACCTCAGTCAGATATTAGTCAATATCAAATCATGTAGATGGCGGCATTTTAGGCCTCGGACACCATCCCTACATGACAGTGACAATGATGAACTTTCCTATAGGAAATTACACAGGAGTGTAAATCGAACAGGCACAGCACAACCTGGGACCCAGACATGCAGTACCTCTATACAAAGTAAAAGTAGCAGTGGTTCAGCGCAGTTTG